Within Sinorhizobium sp. RAC02, the genomic segment GCCGGCACTTCCATGCCGAGGTGCAGGCCCATGGAAGCGAGAACTTCCTTGATTTCGTTCAGCGACTTGCGACCAAAATTCGGAGTGCGAAGCATTTCGGCTTCGGTCTTCTGAATGAGATCGCCAATGTAGACGATGTTGTCGTTCTTCAGGCAGTTCGCCGAACGGACCGAAAGTTCCAGTTCGTCGACCTTCTTGAGGAGCGCCGGGTTGAAGGCGAGCTCGGTGACCGACTCTTCTTCGGCTTCCTTCTGCGGTTCGTCGAAGTTGACGAAGACCGAGAGCTGGTCCTGAAGAATACGGGCCGCGAACGCGATCGCATCTTCGCCGGTAACGGAGCCGTCAGTCTCGATGGACATGGTCAGCTTGTCATAGTCGAGAACCTGGCCTTCACGGGTGTTTTCCACCTTGTAGGACACTTTCTTGACCGGCGAGTAGAGGCTGTCGACCGGGATAAGGCCGATCGGTGCGTCTTCGGAACGGTTGCGGTCGGCCGGGACGTAGCCCTTGCCGTTGTTGACCGTGAACTCCATGCGGATTTCCGCGCCCTCGTCGAGGGTGCAGATGACATGGTTGGGGTTCAGGATCTCGATGTCGCCGACCGTCTGGATGTCACCAGCCGTAACAACGCCCGGACCCTGCTTGCGCACGACCATACGCTTGGAATCGTCGCCATCCATCTTGATGGCGATTTCCTTGATGTTGAGCACGATATCGGTCACGTCTTCGCGGACACCCGGGATCGACGAGAATTCGTGCAGGACGCCATCGATCTGCACGGCGGTAACAGCCGCGCCACGCAGCGACGACAGGAGAACGCGACGCAGCGCGTTGCCGAGCGTCAGGCCGAAGCCACGCTCCAGCGGCTCTGCAACAAGGCTTGCCTTGGTGCGGCCGGAGGAGGCGAATTCCACCTTGTTCGGCTTGATCAGTTCCTGCCAGTTTTTCTGGATCATATGTTTTGCCTTCCGTTCGCCGCCACCATTCAATCGTGACGGCCGAGCCCTGAAGATCCATGGAAGCCGACCGGCTTCCATGGTTGTTTAAATGCGATGATCAGACGCGACGCTTCTTGCGCGGACGGCAACCGTTGTGCGGGATCGGGGTCACGTCGCGGATCGACGTGATCATGAAACCGGCAGCCTGGAGGGCGCGCAGAGCCGATTCACGGCCGGAACCCGGACCGCAGACTTCGACTTCCAGCGACTTCATGCCGTGTTCCTGCGCCTTCTTGGCAGCATCTTCAGCAGCGATCTGGGCTGCGAACGGGGTCGACTTACGCGAACCCTTGAAGCCCTTGGCACCGGCCGACGACCAGGCAATTGCGTTGCCCTGTGCATCGGTGATGGTGATCATCGTGTTGTTGAACGAAGAATTGACGTGAGCAACACCCGAGGTGATGTTCTTGCGTTCGCGACGGCGGACGCGTGCGGCTTCTTTGGCCATGGGTAGTCCTTTCGTTGATCTCGACACCGCCGTAGTACCAGCGGCTCCACCGGGAGAGACTGAAGTCCCTGCCCTGAATAACAAATGCACGCTGGCCCGGTAGGGCGATGCGTGCGGCGATATCGTCACTGCCGTAATGCCAGCAGCTCCACCGACCGGGACCCATGCATGACGCAAGGCCC encodes:
- a CDS encoding DNA-directed RNA polymerase subunit alpha — encoded protein: MIQKNWQELIKPNKVEFASSGRTKASLVAEPLERGFGLTLGNALRRVLLSSLRGAAVTAVQIDGVLHEFSSIPGVREDVTDIVLNIKEIAIKMDGDDSKRMVVRKQGPGVVTAGDIQTVGDIEILNPNHVICTLDEGAEIRMEFTVNNGKGYVPADRNRSEDAPIGLIPVDSLYSPVKKVSYKVENTREGQVLDYDKLTMSIETDGSVTGEDAIAFAARILQDQLSVFVNFDEPQKEAEEESVTELAFNPALLKKVDELELSVRSANCLKNDNIVYIGDLIQKTEAEMLRTPNFGRKSLNEIKEVLASMGLHLGMEVPAWPPENIEDLAKRYEDQY
- the rpsK gene encoding 30S ribosomal protein S11 gives rise to the protein MAKEAARVRRRERKNITSGVAHVNSSFNNTMITITDAQGNAIAWSSAGAKGFKGSRKSTPFAAQIAAEDAAKKAQEHGMKSLEVEVCGPGSGRESALRALQAAGFMITSIRDVTPIPHNGCRPRKKRRV